A genome region from Candidatus Acidiferrales bacterium includes the following:
- a CDS encoding 2,3,4,5-tetrahydropyridine-2,6-dicarboxylate N-succinyltransferase, which yields MGLREQIEQLFDRPSSEYDRTSQECFEEFKQKLNQGEIRAAEKTSSGWQVNLWVKKGILVGFRMGKLRDVSINQEFRYFDKHTWPLKHLTLESGVRLVPGGSSIRDGCYVGRDVTCMPPMYINAGAYVGDGTMIDSHALVGSCAQIGRRVHLSAGAQIGGVLEPVGALPVIIEDEVLIGGNCGIYEGTVVSERAIVGAGVILTGSTPVYDLVCGKIYRRENGRPVVIPPEAIVVPGARAISQGKGKEWGLSLQTPVIVRYRDDKTDAAVRLEDALR from the coding sequence GAGGAATTCAAGCAGAAGCTGAACCAGGGCGAAATCCGCGCTGCTGAGAAGACCTCGTCGGGCTGGCAGGTAAACCTCTGGGTGAAGAAGGGCATCCTGGTTGGATTTCGGATGGGGAAGCTCCGCGACGTTTCGATTAACCAGGAATTTCGCTATTTCGATAAACATACCTGGCCGCTGAAGCATCTGACGCTCGAGAGCGGGGTGCGGCTGGTGCCCGGGGGGTCGTCCATTCGCGATGGTTGCTACGTCGGCCGTGACGTGACCTGCATGCCGCCGATGTACATCAATGCCGGCGCGTACGTTGGCGACGGGACGATGATTGATTCGCATGCCTTGGTGGGTTCATGCGCGCAGATTGGCCGGCGGGTGCATCTTTCCGCGGGCGCGCAGATAGGCGGCGTGCTCGAGCCGGTGGGGGCTTTGCCGGTGATCATCGAAGATGAAGTTTTGATCGGAGGGAACTGCGGCATCTACGAGGGCACGGTGGTGAGCGAACGAGCCATCGTGGGCGCGGGCGTGATTCTCACCGGTTCGACCCCGGTGTACGACCTCGTTTGCGGGAAAATTTACCGTCGGGAGAATGGCCGGCCGGTGGTGATTCCCCCGGAAGCAATCGTCGTGCCCGGCGCGCGCGCCATCAGCCAGGGGAAAGGCAAGGAGTGGGGCCTTTCGCTTCAGACCCCGGTCATCGTCAGATATCGGGACGATAAGACAGACGCCGCGGTGAGGTTGGAAGACGCCCTGAGATAA